Sequence from the Panicum virgatum strain AP13 chromosome 5N, P.virgatum_v5, whole genome shotgun sequence genome:
AGGCTTCCGGAGTATATATACTTATCGTGTGTCCTCTGCATTGAGCTACACAAGTTGCCCACGATCGCTGCCAGTGCCAGGGCAGCTTTGCCTCTGCTtcgtcttcctccctcctctgaCTCTGCTGCACTCTGCTCGACCTTTCATTCCACCCATGGTGCGGCTTCTGCTGGCGCTCGCGCTTCTCCTCGTCGGACGGTTGGCCGATGCGGCGACGGTGAAATACACCTTCACGGtacttctctctctttctccctttCTATCTAACATGCATTCGAGTTTCATTCGATCAGTTCAGTCGGTAGAATTCAGAAAGCTGAAGCTTTTGGCAAGAAGACGAACTTGCTTCAGTTCGTTCGTTCTGCTTCCATGAAAGAACAAGGTGTTCAAGTCCGCGAGTTACACTCCAGTGAATTCAGCATCAGGTTATGCCTTATGCCTGACAGAAATGGAGAACCTAAACATCTGAACTTGCCGGGTTTGCTTTTCGACTGGCTGAACTTGATGATTGCTAGGAGAGTTCAGTTGCTTAGTTCTGATGGCGCATCCTTATCTGCAATGCAGAACCAGCGGACCCTAGCTTGATAAACTATACTACGCGACTACGCGGATACTTCGCAAAACTCACGTACCGGTATCGGATATCGTATCGGATACCCGTACTCCACGGATACTCCCGGATATGTATCCCGTAATTATCACACTATTtaggtattttcaaataataaaaataaatcggaTACTCGTGGGATACCTGTGGATACCTGTCCGATACCTTCAAACCCTAACAACACTACTCAATCGCTTCGTATAAAAGTCCTCCGTTCAGCTGTGGCACCCTCTCATCCCCACTCGCGCAGCCGCATGCCCGCAGCAGCCTCGCACGGCTCCCTTGCTGTCACCGCCGCTCGGCCACCCGcccacgcctcctcctgctccttccccgCTGCTCATCGCTCCcttgccgtcaccgccgcccggccacccGCCCGTGCCTCCTGCTTCTTCCCCATCGCTCATTGCTCCCttgccgccacctccgcccgccaccCGTCCGTGCCTCCTACTGCTCCAGCGGCTGCGCGGCCTGTCCAGACAGAGGCCCGCACACCTGTTAAACCACTATTTAAGGTGGTGCTGCGCTGCTGGAGCTCGCCGCTGGcgggccgccacggccgccagAGCGCGCCTCTGgacggcccgcgcggccgctagagagggagaggatgagCCGCGGCCTCCGGAGAGTGAGAGCaggagccgcggccgccggagttggccgctacacagagaaagagagagagtgccGGAGGTTGGGGAAGAAGATGACCCATTCATGGGAGAGACGAACAGGTAAGATAAGATTGATTTTTTTCCTTTGcccctttccttttctaatagttatagaacatatgaatatatgagtTTATGACACATTATAGTCACTGGAACTTCTATTTTCTCACATTCTAGTTCCTtaaacttttatttatttttattttttatatatattggcgTATCCCGTATCCTTATATTTGGAAAAATAGCGTATCGGAGTATCCCGTATCGCGTACCGGTatccgtatccgcgtatccgggcAACATAGTTGATAAATGACACATGCTCATCTAGTTTTCTAGGACCCGCAATTTTGCGCGTATTTGACTAAAACGGGAGTGCTTATCTGTAATGTTGCTATTAGGTGGGGAGCATGCAAATCAACCAGCTCTGCAGCACCACCAGTATTATCGCAGTTAACGGTCAACTGCCAGGCCCGTCGATAGAAGTGAACGAAGGTGACGCGGTTGAGGTCAAAGTCATCAACAATTCACCATACAACGTAACCATCCACTGGTAACTCCTATTACTACTACTTAACCTCGAGGAACTTCTCCTTCTTCGTCATCGTCGCCGTGGTGTCGATAGACGAGTTGTTTGTCAGAAAAGACAGCATTACAGTTACTGTGAGTTGTTTGTTTTTTCTTAGAAACATCTAAGTCGCCCCGTGACATCAAGACATGTACAAGGTGCCGTAAGGAACCTGCCATCCCAGTGTTTTATTGGATCCTTCGGTGTGATGGTTGTGATAGGTTTATCTGAATTTCATAGCCCTCCATCCGGAAGAGACGAAAGTGAAACCTCTGAAAAGGACACCTTACCTGTCGAAACATAGCCTCTTAACTGAATGGATGCTCACCCAATATTCACCAAGTGTAAAGATGATATGGCTTACCTTTACAACAGAGTGTATCCAAAAAAGCACACAAAAAGTGAGTCATGGAACGCCATAGAAACTCCACTTAGGACACTCAAGAGTGGTATAACGTCAGAATCACCAAAAAAGTAACCAAGGTTAAGCTAGTGCTGGACTGCTACTAAAGTCTACTTAGAACTCATCACTCCCCACTCAACTAGAACATGAATTGGCATGGTTTTCTCACTGCCTTTCGAACCTGAAAGGTACAGCAACGGTCTATTCAGTTCAGTGCACTTGGACAGTATGGGCACGACTTGAGGCAGAGCTGGCCTAATAACACGCTGCCTTGGAAATTGACAGGCATGGTGTGCTCCAGCTCATGACCCCCTGGGCCGACGGGCCGAGCCTGGTGTCGCAGTGCCCCATCCAGCCCAGCGGCTCCTACACGTACCGGTTCGGCGTGCCGGGGCAGGAGGGCACGCTGTGGTGGCACGCGCACTCCTCCTTCCTCCGCGCCACCGTGTACGGCGCCTTCATCGTCCGCCCGCGCGCCGGCAACGCCTACCCCTTCCCGGCGCCGGACATGGAGGTCCCCATCGTGCTCGGTAAGGTAACCGCTTGGCGTCGGCCGCCCGTGCCAGCCGGGCGTACGAGCATATCTTGTTGGCGTGGACAGAAAGAAGAATCTGACGTTTTCTTGTCTCTGGTGGATGTGGACAGGCGAGTGGTGGAACCGGAATGTGGTCGACGTCGAGAGCGACGCCCTCTTGGCCGGCCAGCTCCCCGCCCAGTCCGACGCCTTCACGGTGAACGGCAAGACCGGCCTGCTCTACCCGTGCGCGAGTACGTTTATATGCAGTAACAGAGTTAAATTTAGCGCGTGGAATGTGATTAGTAATTGATTGTTACTGCTTGGTTTACTAGATGATACGTttacggcggtggtggagcccAACGCGCGGGTGCTGCTCCGGGTCATCAACGCCGGCCTCAACTCGCACCTCTTCTTCAAGGTGGCCGGCCACAACTTCACCGTCGTCGCCGTGGACGCGGGCTACACCTCCAACCTCAACACGGACACGCTGGTGCTCGCGCCGGGCCAGACCGTGGACGCGCTGGtcgacaccgccgccgcgccggggagCTACTACATGGCGGTGCAGGCGCACGACACCATGAGCCCGCTGACGTTCGCCGCGTCggacaccaccaccgccaccgccatcctCCAGTACAACGGCACGTCGACCAGCCCGCCCGCGATGCCCGCCATGCCGTCCAGCTCCGACGCCGCGACGGCCAACGCCTTCTACTTCGGGCTGAGGGGCCTGGGCACGCCCGCCGTGCCGTCGCCCGTGGACGTGAGCATGACCATCGAGCTGGGGCTCGGCCAGCTGCCGTGCGACCCGTCGCAGACGAGGTGTAacgggaccgccgccgccgcggccatgaaCGGCGTCTCGTTCCGGCTCCCGGGCCCGCAGGCGTCCCTCCTCGGGGCGCACGCCAACGGCCTCGCCGGGGTCTTCACGGCCGACTTCCCGGACGGCCCGCCGCCGAGCGGCACGGCCATGGCGGTGGGGACCAAGGTGAGGAAGGTCAGCTTCAACTCGGTGGTGGAGATCGTGCTGCAGAACCCGTCGGCTGTCCCGACGGAgaaccacccgatccacctccacGGCTTCAACTTCTTCGTGCTGGCGCAGGGGGTGGGACCCTTCACCCCGGCCAGCGTGGCATACAACCTGGTGGACCCGGTGGCACGCAACACCATCGCCGTGCCCGGCGGTGGCTGGGCCGTCATCCGCTTCGTCGCCAACAACCCAGGTACTTTTACTGACTCTCGCTTGTCCCGTAGATTCAGCCCAAATGTTACGTGGGCCTCAATGTTATTTTGGGCTTAACGGGGGGTGAACTCGTCGACGCAGGCATGTGGTTCTTTCACTGCCACCTGGACCCGCACGTGCCCATGGGCCTGGGCATGGTGTTCCATGTGGACAGCGGGACGACGCCCGGCTCGacgctgcccccgccgccggcgaactGGGTGGGGGTATGCGACGCGCAGagctacgccgccgccgccgcagcggaggtagcgccggcgccggcgctatCACCGGCCCCAGCGCCGGCCCTGGCACCAGCATCAGCCCCGGGTCCAGCAAAttcgccgcgggcggcggccgggtcgCCGGTGATACCTCCGCGCGCGGTGGATCACAAACCGTCGCCCAACCTTCCCCAGCACAGGGACGGCGGGCTCCCCTCTTCCAGATCCACTGCTGGGCCGAGAGCTGCTGGGCATCTCACCGGTCTCCTCTGTATCATTCTTCTTCTCTTCGTTCTTCACCAACACAAGGCCTAGCGCGTAAGAAACTGCTTAAAATTTACAGTTTTGTTCGTTCGTGTAAGTAAAGTGATCATTGGTTTTCGTTTTTGAGATTTGAGATTTATACATGTGTATATCAGCATATGGATATGATTCGATGTAATTGTGACATTCTCCTTCTCCTCAGGGGAAGATGTGCATAACAAAGTTCAGAGTTCGGATGGTTTGACTCTGTATTCTTGATTACGCACTGATAGAGCACTATACTATGATTTGAGTGGAAGATGATGCCAttttgtttttaatcttttattTATCAAACAACTAAATTTGCCGCGCTGCGATAAGCTGCTGAGCATGCTACTTGGAGAACCTAGACATGAAAGACTGATTACGAAGAAGTCGCCGCCGAAGGACCTAGTCATCATCTGACGACATTCTTGCCCATTCTCTTGCTTCACTTTTCTTTGTCTACAAGTTGCAATACTCTGTTGCCATCGGCAAAACTGTTATGCTTAGCATGCCTCAGTCTTTCCATTTCTGGTTATAAATTACCAGTGCAGCTACCAGTGCAGCTAGCGTTAACACAGCAACGTACGTAGGCATGTTTTAGACCATTTCGAGGATGGTGATCTTACGACGTATAAACACACACGAAATTGCAGCCTATTATTACACTGGAAATGCCAGAGGTTGACTTTGGGACGGGAAAGTACGCGTAGAGAGCGGAAAAAACAGGTgccttgttttttttccttattGTCAACTGAACAGAGCCAACAGGATCATACTTTATTTGGTCCGTTGAAATGGAAGACACGAAACTGCATCCAGTCGGGCTCAGTTGCAGGTGTCATTGCGTCAGCTTTCTGAGACTTGAAAAGGATTGCAACGTACAACTTCATGAAACCagctgctgcttcagctcctttGCTCATTTTGGTTGCATGCAGTAGTTTCGTGCACATTTCCTCGCCGGAAAGAAACAACCCCTTCTAGCTAGTTGCTTGTTTTCAATATAAATTTACCAAGTCATGCAAAGATTTAGACAGTTACAGCATGGGATCGAAGGAGGTACTGGACAGGCACAAACTTCCAAAGAAAGGTCATGTAACTAAACTCTAAACTGCGGTTGTGTTGGGCAGCCAGATGAGTCGATCGACGAATCAACGTATCTTTTTTACAACTAGTAGTTCTGACAttatctatctattatcttattatttagccaacaaacggaacctccacgttcgctcttaaGTTCTACAAATTTCCACGTTAatcaaagaaaatagaaaaataaaaattacccatcaatgccattatgataaaaattagcctaaaatacccatgtgtctaattaaaaatcacccaccaataccattataaaaaattaaataggtctagaaattctcacattaatcggagaaaatagaaaaataaaaattacccaccactgccattatgataaaaattagctcaaaatacccctgtgcctaattaaaaatcaccccaccaatgccattataaaaattaaatataaaatattatttagctatgtatcagttacaaacatatactattaataaaaactaaaactaacaacaatcaatcacaataaaataaaattagaatAATTATAAGCATAATATTAtaaaagctcaacaaatcaaattgttattataggtagatcatatttgaatcattttaatcaacaataagacataatttacgataattaACATGATGATAGGATGATGCATGGTAaaatctttaagtaaggatacaatgacatgcaaatttttgaattttcaatattagccgcgcaaatgtgcgggctatacgcctagttttcTTACATTCGACAACCAAAGGCCAACCTCCCATCTAGTAACgtggtatttttttttcttctctgaaAGCACAACTGCATTCTGACATTATTTTTTTACAACTAGCTAGAACTAAGGGTGGTAAAAGATCTTAATATTTAGTCTAGATAATTTAAGAGTCAGATGCTAAAAGAACCGGACACTAGCTAGAACTAAGGGTGGTAAAAGATCTTAATATTTAGTCTAGATAATTTAAGGGTCAGATCCTAAAAGAATCGGACTCTAATCTTTACAATTTTAAGCTTAAAATATTAAGAACCAAATTAAATTGTGAATAGAGCATTAGGGCCATGACCTTTTACCACCCATAGCTAGAACGCTCTCTACCTACTCCATGCATACGTTCTAACTCTAATAACCCTTCCGAGAGAGTATTATTATAACACTCCGGGGTTAATTTTGACGCTAATCAAGTGTTAAGTTGCTAATTAGGGATAATCAAGGTCATTAGCGCTAACTAAGTTGCACAGTGTAGTTACATTCAGCCGAGTTCGATCGCGTTTTTCTCCATGATCCGAGCTTCGAATCAACTTTCGTCCAAAAGCAAAGTTATAGATCTTTTCTtcatctacaacttttattttggccaaatttcaagttcttatatgaaaatttgagttttggatcATCAAACTTGAATCAAATTCAGTCAAACGAGCTCCACTGTTCTTCCCCTGTACCTTCACTGTGCTTGCCGCGACCGATCGCCGGCGACTCCACacgtcgcgcgcgccggcgatccTCGCTCTCTGCGCTGCGTGCCTTATCCGCTCCCAGCGCCATCCCTATCCAGTTCTACCCCCTTCGTCCTCGCCAAGCTGAGCCGAGCACGAGCGGAGCTCATCGCCGTTCGCCACTCCGACCACCCCCATGCCGCTCCTCTCGATTCCTCGCGTCCCGACCTCCCCAGCCTTACCCCGAACCTTCCCCACCTCTCCCCGAGCTCAACCGTGCCGTTTTCCCGGCCGAATCGGGCCCGcagaccgccggccgccattgccgtcgccggagctccgcccctctccgtCGAACTTCCTCTCCCGGCCGTTCTCCACTCGATTGAACCCCTCGGTGAGGTTCCTcacgacctcctcctcctccctgaccCTTTCCCCCCTTGATTCCGCGGCTGCCGgcgccggtgcgccgccgcgccgccgtgtgcGCCTTGCGCCACCGCCtgtgccgccgcgggccgccctgGCGCGGGCTGGtgtagcgccgccgcgcgccccgaggCCGCCTGGCTTCCttgagcgccgcgccgccccaccccatggcctccctgcgccgccgccggcggaacgCCGCGCACGGCCGCCGTCTCTGCCCTGCGCTGCAGCCGGAACGTGCCCCGCGCGGgctctgccgcgccgccgcgtgcgctGGCCCCGCTGGGCTGCCCTGGCTGCGGGCGggccaggccgcgccgccgcgtgcctgcctggccgcgccggccatggccgcgcACCGCGAGCAGGGGAAGGGGGCGGGCTGGGCTCCCTGGCATGTGGGGCCCAGTTGTCAGCCCCTCttctagtttttgttttttctcAAATTCGTTTGTGTATTTCggctgaaaattcaaaaatgtgtagaaaaatatagaaaagtGTGAAAAatccaaactaaattttgttaggtttctaaaattaagatcttcagaagaaaaatacttgtgcttggtaaatgtcacttttgcctcTGCTAAAAATTTAGTTTTtgtttaacctagtttatttaataccagttgttctgttgctctaaaatttatgaaaaattcacagtggcttactccttacatgtgtagtccactgtaaaatttttaggTGCATGGtctatgtgcatgtgtgtggatccATTGTTG
This genomic interval carries:
- the LOC120674363 gene encoding laccase-7-like isoform X1 translates to MVRLLLALALLLVGRLADAATVKYTFTVGSMQINQLCSTTSIIAVNGQLPGPSIEVNEGDAVEVKVINNSPYNVTIHWHGVLQLMTPWADGPSLVSQCPIQPSGSYTYRFGVPGQEGTLWWHAHSSFLRATVYGAFIVRPRAGNAYPFPAPDMEVPIVLGEWWNRNVVDVESDALLAGQLPAQSDAFTVNGKTGLLYPCANDTFTAVVEPNARVLLRVINAGLNSHLFFKVAGHNFTVVAVDAGYTSNLNTDTLVLAPGQTVDALVDTAAAPGSYYMAVQAHDTMSPLTFAASDTTTATAILQYNGTSTSPPAMPAMPSSSDAATANAFYFGLRGLGTPAVPSPVDVSMTIELGLGQLPCDPSQTRCNGTAAAAAMNGVSFRLPGPQASLLGAHANGLAGVFTADFPDGPPPSGTAMAVGTKVRKVSFNSVVEIVLQNPSAVPTENHPIHLHGFNFFVLAQGVGPFTPASVAYNLVDPVARNTIAVPGGGWAVIRFVANNPGMWFFHCHLDPHVPMGLGMVFHVDSGTTPGSTLPPPPANWVGVCDAQSYAAAAAAEVAPAPALSPAPAPALAPASAPGPANSPRAAAGSPVIPPRAVDHKPSPNLPQHRDGGLPSSRSTAGPRAAGHLTGLLCIILLLFVLHQHKA
- the LOC120674363 gene encoding laccase-7-like isoform X2, with amino-acid sequence MQINQLCSTTSIIAVNGQLPGPSIEVNEGDAVEVKVINNSPYNVTIHWHGVLQLMTPWADGPSLVSQCPIQPSGSYTYRFGVPGQEGTLWWHAHSSFLRATVYGAFIVRPRAGNAYPFPAPDMEVPIVLGEWWNRNVVDVESDALLAGQLPAQSDAFTVNGKTGLLYPCANDTFTAVVEPNARVLLRVINAGLNSHLFFKVAGHNFTVVAVDAGYTSNLNTDTLVLAPGQTVDALVDTAAAPGSYYMAVQAHDTMSPLTFAASDTTTATAILQYNGTSTSPPAMPAMPSSSDAATANAFYFGLRGLGTPAVPSPVDVSMTIELGLGQLPCDPSQTRCNGTAAAAAMNGVSFRLPGPQASLLGAHANGLAGVFTADFPDGPPPSGTAMAVGTKVRKVSFNSVVEIVLQNPSAVPTENHPIHLHGFNFFVLAQGVGPFTPASVAYNLVDPVARNTIAVPGGGWAVIRFVANNPGMWFFHCHLDPHVPMGLGMVFHVDSGTTPGSTLPPPPANWVGVCDAQSYAAAAAAEVAPAPALSPAPAPALAPASAPGPANSPRAAAGSPVIPPRAVDHKPSPNLPQHRDGGLPSSRSTAGPRAAGHLTGLLCIILLLFVLHQHKA
- the LOC120674363 gene encoding laccase-7-like isoform X3, giving the protein MTPWADGPSLVSQCPIQPSGSYTYRFGVPGQEGTLWWHAHSSFLRATVYGAFIVRPRAGNAYPFPAPDMEVPIVLGEWWNRNVVDVESDALLAGQLPAQSDAFTVNGKTGLLYPCANDTFTAVVEPNARVLLRVINAGLNSHLFFKVAGHNFTVVAVDAGYTSNLNTDTLVLAPGQTVDALVDTAAAPGSYYMAVQAHDTMSPLTFAASDTTTATAILQYNGTSTSPPAMPAMPSSSDAATANAFYFGLRGLGTPAVPSPVDVSMTIELGLGQLPCDPSQTRCNGTAAAAAMNGVSFRLPGPQASLLGAHANGLAGVFTADFPDGPPPSGTAMAVGTKVRKVSFNSVVEIVLQNPSAVPTENHPIHLHGFNFFVLAQGVGPFTPASVAYNLVDPVARNTIAVPGGGWAVIRFVANNPGMWFFHCHLDPHVPMGLGMVFHVDSGTTPGSTLPPPPANWVGVCDAQSYAAAAAAEVAPAPALSPAPAPALAPASAPGPANSPRAAAGSPVIPPRAVDHKPSPNLPQHRDGGLPSSRSTAGPRAAGHLTGLLCIILLLFVLHQHKA